TACGAATATTGTTCTGGGCGAAATTGAACAGGGTCATCAACAGCGCGAGAAAAACAATCGTCAACGCGGCGAGTGAGGCGAGAAACTCGAAGATATTCGAGCCCTCCTGCATCACTTTGAGCACGCGCATATGTTCTTCGGCGATCGGCTGCCCTTCGGCGACGATGAGTTGGTTGCGCTTGAAATGGATGATACTCGGCCCGACTTTTTCGCGCGCCTCGGCCCGACGTTCTTCGGTCGCCGCGCGATTGAAATCCAAGGTCGGTTCGAGCATGGCAATCGCCATTGTCAGTGCGGCTTCCCGCCGTCGCGCGCCGTCGATTTGATTCCTGGCGCGTTGCTCAACCTGTTTTTTCAGCGTGGCCAGGTCCAGAATCTGCGCGAAATTCCCGTAGGCCCGTTCGCGCTTGCCGGCCAGTTCCCGCAGGGTGATAGCCTTCTCGCTGGCCTGTACGTGGACTTGGTCTTCCAGAATTGCTTTGTCGTGAACCACCAGCCGGGTGAGCGCGTATTTCAGCAGATTGCGGATGTGGGTTTCAATTTCGCTGGAATATTGGGTTTTATCGAGGTAGTCGAACACCTTTGGATCGAGCGCGATGCCAAGCGTTTGGCCGAACATCTTCCGTTGCTCTTGGATCGCCGCTTCGTTGGCGAGACTGGCGCTGGCGACTTTGCCCTCGGCGACGGGCTTGCCGTTATCGGCCCAACCGTAGAACGCCCGCATCTCGGCAAACGCCTGGATGACTCGCTTCTCCTTGCGATTCGCGGCGTTCGCATCATGGTCGAAGATGGGCTGGATCGCCGCGGCGGCTTCGCGTCGCCGGCGCTCCGTATTTTCGGCATCTTCCACGTCGAAATCGCGGTCGGCCTTAATAGGATGCTCGGCGGGTTGCCCGATCTGGTATCGATTCAACGAGATACTCAGGCGCGGCGTGATGAGCAGCGCGAGGAAACCGGCCACCAGCAGCGCCAGCACGGCCGGATGGGAGAACAGTACGCGGATCACGCGCGTGCGCCCAACGCGACGCGTCAGCTCGTAGATCCACTCCACCGGTCGCATGTGGAACTTACTTTCCGCCATTGGCCGATCCGTTCTCCGCTTTTCGCTCTCGTTTTTCCCGCTCGTAGCGATCGTAGGCAAGGATGATTTGTTGCACCAAGCGGTGCCGCACGACGTCGGTGTCGTCGAATCGCACGAAGATCACGCCGTCCATCCCGGCCAAAATGTCTTGGATAACCACTAGTCCGGATTCCTGCCCGGGAGGCAGATCGATCTGCGTGTCGTCGCCGGTGATCACGGCCTTGGACTGGAAGCCCAGGCGGGTCAGGAACATTTTCATTTGTTCGGGCGTGCAATTCTGGGCTTCGTCGAGAACCACGAAGCTGTCGTTGAGCGTCCGCCCGCGCATGAACGCCAGCGGCGCGACCTCAATGGTTTGCCGTTCGATCAGACTCTGCACCTTCTCGAAAGGCATCATCTCGTTCAAGGCGTCGTACAGGGGCCGCAAGTACGGATTGACCTTCTCCACGATGTCGCCGGGCAGAAAGCCGAGTTTCTCGCCGGCTTCCACGGCGGGCCGTACGAGAATGATGCGGTCCACC
The DNA window shown above is from Candidatus Lernaella stagnicola and carries:
- a CDS encoding PhoH family protein; the protein is MAHDETTNQNDTPAIFFPDAEAIRQLVGQGDENLRAVENALGVKLSVRGDRIFVRGPREHFPLIKQLFEELYGLVSEGFPVYATDVEHALDILRSGQGVKLRDVFLDTVFISQKKRTITPKSIHQKQYIDAIRAHDIVFGIGPAGTGKTYLAMAMAVSHLVKGEVDRIILVRPAVEAGEKLGFLPGDIVEKVNPYLRPLYDALNEMMPFEKVQSLIERQTIEVAPLAFMRGRTLNDSFVVLDEAQNCTPEQMKMFLTRLGFQSKAVITGDDTQIDLPPGQESGLVVIQDILAGMDGVIFVRFDDTDVVRHRLVQQIILAYDRYEREKRERKAENGSANGGK